The genomic DNA TGGCGGCGATCTGACCGCCGGCCATCTGTCCGGCCATATCCACGCTACCGGCAGGGCCGGCGACGGTGGATACGCCGCGCAAGCTGCCATGGAGATTTTCCAGCGCCAGCCGGGCCGGCGTCTTGCCGCTCAGATCGGCATAGTCCAGTCGCGATCCCTCCAGGCTCAACGTGTCGATGCGAACCTGCGTGGGCTTGGCCGGCGGATTGGTTGGCGGCGCGGGGGCGGTCAATGCATCGAAATTGCTGTGGCCACCGGGCAGCTTGGTGTAGTGCAAGTTAGCGCGTTCGAGACTGAGCGTGCTCAGGTGATAGCGCGACGACAACGGCTCGACATCGTTGAGCGTGGCGGTGGCGCGGCCCAACTCAAGCAGTGGCGTGTTGTCGTGATTGGCCAGCTTGAAATTGTCCATCGCCAGCGAGCCGTCGAGCCGCAGTTGCGATGTGTCCTTGGTCGTCAGGAAATGTAGCTGCAGCTGGCCTGACAGCACGCCGCTGGGAATGTCCACCGGCAGCTTCGACGGCACATAGCTGAGATAGCGCGGCAGGTCGAGCTGATCGAGCTTGAAGTTGATCGTCGATTCGCGGCTGTCGGCAAACGGCTTGGTCTGTCCGTCGATGCGCAGCGGGCTATTGTCCACACGCATGGCCAGCAGAGGCTGCACATAGACGTCGACGCGGCTGGGCAGATTCGCGATGAAAGGGATGCCCAGCTCCAACTGGTCGACACGATGTTTTGCGTTGAGCACCTTGTCGTCGAACTGGATGTCGCCGTTATGCACGCTGATATTGGCCAGCGCGAAGCGCGTGGGTGGCGAGGGCGGCTCGCCCGGCTTTGCCGCGAAGCGATCGAGCAGATCGCTGAAATTGAATGTCTGCGGCGCAGTGCGGGTGATGTGAATCTGTGGATGCTGCACCGTCAGCTCATCGAGCACCGGGGTCAGGCGGAAGACCGCTGCCCAGGACGCATTGACCACGATCTGGTCGATATCGACAAAGGGCGAAGTGCCGTCCTTTTCCCCGATATGCAGCTTGTCCAGCTCTAGCCGCAGCGTGTAGGGATTCAGGTGGATGGCATCGACGGTCACCGGTCGCCCGAGCATGGCCGTCGCACGGCTTTGCAACTGGCTCTTGATCAGCGACGGGGCGGCAAAGAAGCCAAGTACGCCAAACAGTACGATCAGGCCAAGCAGAATCAGAAGGGTCTTGCGCAAGCGGTGCGAGCGATAGAGCTTGACGGCGCGGTCGCGGCCGGCCGCGAGGCGGGAGTTGCCCTTGGGGTCGTTCATGACGGTCAATGCTCCGCTGACATCGCGGGCCGACGGTGTATGGCTATGCTGCCGTACACGTCCCGAGAACTGCCGGCCTGCCTGGGCTGGAGTTTACTCAGGTTGGAGGGGGGAGGGGCAAGGATGGATTCGGCAGTTTTGCCGTTGTGCAGCTTGCGCACTCTCCTCCAGGCCCGCTGGAGGAGAGTGCGAAGAGGGAACTCAATGCCAGGAGCAAACCACTTTGCCGCAATTGCCGGCATCCATCAGGTCAAAGCCCTTCTGGAAATCGTCGATGGCGATCTGGTGCGTCAACACCTTCTGCAGTGGGAAGCCGGTCAGCACCATCTGGGTCATCTTGTACCAGGTCTCGTACATGCGGCGGCCGTAGATGCCCTGCAGGGTTAGGCCCTTGAAGATCACCTTGTCCCAGTCGATGCCGGCGCCGCGCGGCATGATGCCGAGCATCGCGACCTTGCCGCCGTGGTACATGCACTCGAGCATGTCGTTGAAGGCGCGCGGGTTGCCGCTCATCTCCAGGCCGACGTCGAAGCCTTCGATGTGCAGGTCCTTGACGGTTTCCTTCAGCGACTGCTTGGACACGTTGACCACGCGCGTGGCGCCCATATCGGCGGCAAGCTTGAGTCGGTAATCGTTGACGTCGGTGACGACGACATTGCGCGCACCCACATGCTTGGCGATGCCGGCGGCGATGATGCCGATCGGGCCGGCGCCGGTGATCAGCACGTCTTCACCGATCAGGTCGAACTCCAGCGCGCAGTGCGCGGCGTTGCCATAGGGATCGAAGAAGGCGGCCAGCTCGGACGGAATCTGGTCCGGGATCGGCCACAGGTTCGAGGCCGGCATGGTCATGTATTCGGCGAATGCGCCATTGCGGTTCACGCCGATGCCGACGGTGTTCGGGCACAGGTGCTGGCGACCGGCGCGGCAGTTGCGGCAATGGCCGCAGACGATGTGGCCTTCGGCCGAAACGCGGTCGCCAATCTTGTAGCCGGTGACGCCGGGGCCGATCTCGACGATGCGGCCGACGAATTCGTGGCCGATGGTGAGGCCGGGCTTGATCGTGCGCTGCGACCATTCGTCCCATTTGTAGATATGCAGATCGGTCCCGCAGATCGCGGTTTTTTCCATCTTGATCAGCACTTCGTTCGGGCCGACTTCCGGCACCGGCACTTCTTCCATCCAGATACCCTGCTCGGGATTGCGCTTGACCAGGGCTTTCATCATCTGCGGCATGTGTTCGATCCAGGCTGGCCCAGGGGGAATGGGCGGGGGGAGGTTGGGAAAAGCGGGATTATAAGGCCTGCCCGGCCGACCGGCTTTCGTGCAGTGCAGCGTTGCCCTGGCACGGCGGTCCATTCTATGGTCGCAGGTTCCTGCGATGGGCGCTGAAAGAAAGAGACACCTGATGAGCTTGAAGAAACTGTTGCTGCCGGCCGCTGTGGCGATGGGCTGGAATGCGCCGGTCAGCGCCGACGAAGGCATGTGGCTGCCGTCCCAGCTGCCGCAGATTGCCAGCCAGCTCAAGGCCGCCGGTTTCGAGGGCAATCCATCCGATCTGGCCGACCTGACCCGGCCGCCGTTGAGCGCGGTGGTGAAAGTGGGTGGTGCCACCGGTGCCTTCGTCAGCGACGAGGGCCTGGTGCTGACCAACCACCATGTGGCCTTTGGTGTCATTCAGTACAACAGCACGCCGCAGCGCGACCTGATCGAAAGCGGCTATGTCGCCGCCGACCGCCGCCAGGAGTTGCCTGCCAGCCCCGATTTCCGGCTGCGTGTCACCACCGGCTTCGACAAGGTGACCGAACGCGTCCTGGCCGATGCCCACGGCAAGACGGGCCGTGCGTATTACGACGCGGTCGACCGGGCCGGCAAGCAACTGGTGGCCGAATGCGAACGCGAAGAAGGCATGCGTTGCAGCGTAGTCAACATGTTCTATGGCACCGATTTCTATCTGGTGAAACAGCTGGAGCTGCGCGATATCCGGCTGGTCTATGCGCCACCGCGTGCGATCGGCAACTATGGCGATGAGATCGATAACTTCGTGTGGCCGCGACATGCCGGTGACTTCACTGTATTGCGCGCCTATGTCGGTCCCGACGGCAAGCCGGCGGCCTATGCGAAAGAGAATCGACCCTATCGCCCGCCGGCGCATCTGAAGATCGCCAGCGAAGGCGTGCAGCAGGGCGATTACGTGATGCTGGCGGGTTATCCGGGGATTACCTATCGGCACCGCATGGCCGAGGAGTTTGCCGATCAGATCCAATGGCGCCTGCCGACCTCGGTCGCCGTGCTCAAGCAACTGCAAGGTGTGATCGAAAGCGAAGGCGGCCGCAATCATGAAGCCGGCATTCGCTATGCGGCACAGTTGCAATCGCTAAAGAACAGCATCAAGCGTTTCAGCGGCGAGCTGGAAGGGCTGGAGCGCAGCGATGCGGTTGCCGTCCGCGGTGGCGATGAAGCGGCGATGCTCGAATGGCTCAGCAAACAGCACGATGGTGCAGCCGATCGCAAGCAGATCGATCACGTTGCCAAGCTTATCGACGACGGCAAAAGCGTGCGTGAGCGCGATCTGTTGCTTGGTCTGATCGCAACACAGACACAACTGATGCGCAGCGCATTGACGATCGAGCGTCTGGCGATCGAGCGCGCCAAGCCCGATGCCGAGCGTGAAAGCGGTTACCAGCAACGCGATGAAGAGCTGTTCGCCGGCCAGTTGCGACAGGTGAGCCGCCGTTACGATCCCACGGTGGAAAAGGCGCTGCTGACCGTGTTGCTCACGCGTTATCAGCAATTACCCGCGACACAGCATGTTCCGGAGTTCGACCAGGTATTTGGACGGACTCCGGCCGAACTCGAGCAGGCATTGAATCGCCTCTACGGCGGCACGCACCTGGGCGACGAGGCTGCGCGCTTGCAGGCATTCCAGGCGACACCTGAAAGCGCACGGACATCGGAGGATGTCTTGCTGGCGGCAGCGCGCAGCTTGCAGCCGGCGTTGCTGCGCATGGACGACGAACGCAAGACACGAGAAGGCGACTTGCTGCGCCTGCGTCCGTATTACATGAAGGCATTGATTGCATTTCGCCACAGCCAGGGACGCGCGGTGTATCCGGACGCGAACTCCACGTTGCGTGTGAGCTACGGCAAGGTCACGCCGCTGGCAGCGCGTGACGCGGTGACTTACGCACCGCTCACCACCGTCAACGGCATCGTCGAGAAAAACACCGGCAAGCCGCCATTCGATGCCCCCAAGCCTTTGCTCGATGCCATTCACAAAGGTGATTTCGCCGGTTATGCCGACCCGGTAACCGGCGCGATGCCGGTCGACTTCCTGAGCAACCTGGATACCACCGGTGGCAATTCGGGCTCGCCGGTCATCAACGCGCGCGGTGAGCTGGTGGGCCTCAACTTCGACAGTAACTGGGAAGCGGTCAGCGCCAGCTGGATGTACGACCCGCGTTACAAGCGCGCCATCCATGTCGACCTGCGCTATATGCGCTGGCTGATGGACAAGGTGTATCCGGCGCCGTGGTTGCTGAAGGAGCTTGGGCAAGTAGGGCGCTGACGGTCGCGTCGCGACTTCAGTCGCGACCATCCCGCCGCAATCCTCCTCGTTTGACCCCGTGACTTGCGGCACATCCCCACAGGCCGCCTCAACGTCCAGACTAAACGTTATATTGTAACAAAATGCCCACGCCCTTGCGGGCACTGATAAGGAGAATCCAGTGCGTCGTCTCGCTCTTGCCGCGGCTTTGTCCGTCGCTTTCTTTTCCCAGGCTCATGCCGTCGAAGGCATGTGGCAGCCCGCGCAGTTGCCGACCATCGCCGCGACGCTGAAGCAGCATGGATTGAAACTCGATCCAAACAGCCTGACCGATCTGACGGCTTATCCCATGGGCGCGATCGTCAGCCTGGGTGGTTGCACGGCCTCGTTCGTTTCGCCCGAAGGCCTGATCGTCACTAATCACCATTGCGGCTACGGTGCCTTGCAGTACAACTCGACGCCGCAGAAGAACCTTATCGTCGATGGCTTCCTCGCCAGGACCAAGGCCGAGGAGCTGCCCGGCTCGCCGGATATGCGCGTGTTCGTCACCGAGGAAATTCGCGACGTCACCAAGGAGATCAACGCGAAGCTCAACGATCACATGAGCGGCGCGGAGCGCTATAAGGCGATCGAGCTGGCGATCAAGGAGCAAGTTAAAGCCTGCGAGAGCGAAGGCTATCGTTGCGACGTCTACACCTTCCATGGCGGCTTCAGCTACCAGCTGATCAAGCAGCTGGAAATCAAGGACGTGCGCCTGGTCTACGCGCCGCCGGAATCGATCGGCAAGTTCGGCGGCGATATCGACAACTGGATGTGGCCGCGTCATACCGGCGACTTCAGTTACCTGCGTGCCTATGTCTCCAAGGACGGCAAGTCGGCCACTTATTCGAAAGACAACGTGCCGTATCAGCCCAAGCACGTGCTCAAGATCAATCCGCAGGGCGTGGAGGCGGGAGACTATGTAATGGTGGTGGGCTATCCCGGCCGCACCAATCGTTACCGTCTCGCCGATGAAGTGCAAAGTTCGATCGACTGGGTCTATCCGACACAGATCAAGATTTACCAGGACACGCTCAATATCATCGATACCGCCGCCAAGAGCCGGCCGGATGTCGGCGTGAAATACGCCAGCATGGAAGCGGGCCTCAACAACTATCTCAAGAATTTCGGTGGGCAGCTCGAAGGGCTGCGTCGTGCCGATGCGGTGTCGGTCAAGCGTCAGCAAGAGGCTCAGCTCGAGACCTGGCTGAAGGACAAGGGCGGTGCCGAGAACGAGGCGCTCGCTGCCGATATCGGCAAACTGCGCAAGGCGATCGCCGACGACCAGTCCACGCGTGAGCGTGATCTGGATATCAGCCTGATTCGTCGTACGTCGGTACTGGGTAGTGCGCTTCGTCTGGTACGCCTGTCGCATGAGCGTCAGAAGAGCGATATCGAGCGTGAACCGGGATATCAGCAGCGCGATGAAGTGCGGATCGAAGGTGCGCTCAAGCAGATGGAGCGTCGCTACGATCCGGCCGTCGATCAGCAATTGCTGACCTATGGTCTGCTGCGTTACATCAAGCTGCCCCAGGACCAGCGGCTGCATGCGCTCGACCAGTGGCTGGGTTCGGCCAATACGGAATCGGCCATCAGCGCAAAGGTTGGCGCACTTTATAGCGGCAGCAAGCTGGGCAATACCGACGACCGCATGAAGTGGTTCAAGGCCGATGCCAAGACGATCGATGCAAGCGACGACAGCATGCTGGCGCTTGCACGCGCGCTGTCTCCGGAGCTGAAGGCGATCGAGGACAAGGACGACGCCCGCGCCGGCGAGATGTCAAAGCTGCGTCCGCGCTATATGCAGGCGATGATCGCGTGGAAGGATTCGCAACATCTGCCGGTCTACCCGGATGCCAATAGTTCGTTGCGCGTTACCTTCGGTAATGTCCAAGGTGTCGCGCCGCGCGACGGTGTCAGCTATTCACCGTTCACCACGGTGCAGGGCATTGTGGAGAAGGACACCGGCGTCGAACCATTCAATGCGCCCAAGGCGGAAATCGCCGCCATCAAGGCCAAGCAATTCGACGGCTATGCATCGAAGAAGCTCGGCACCTTGCCGGTCGACTTTCTTGCCGATCTGGACATCACCGGCGGTAACTCCGGTTCGCCAGCCATGGATGCCCAAGGCCGCCTGGTCGGTCTGGCATTCGACGGTAACTGGGAATCGGTCAGCGGCGACTGGTTGTTCAATCCGCAGCTGAATCGGTCGATTCAGGTCGACGTTCGTTACATGTTGTGGGTCATGCATCAGCTCGATCATGCAGACAATCTGTTGCAGGAGATGGGTGTGCCTGCCAGCGGGAAGTAACATTTCCGCTGACTTGCCAACGTTGTAGGAGCGACTTCAGGGATTCTCGAAAAACCTTTCCTACTCGTCATTCCGGCGCAGGCCGGAATCCACTCCTCAGTGCAGACGCTTGCCACGTACTATCTGACAAGTTAAGGACTGAGGATTGGATTCCGGCCTGCGCCGGGATGACGACTAGGAGAGTTGTTCGAGCTCCCCGTGCCCCAATGACCTGTGGCCTACAGCTCCCGTCTTCCATCCAGGTATAGCATCCGTGAATCACGGCATGGCTCGGGAAGGGGAAGACAGTGACTCTTACACGGCGTCAGTTTCTAGGTAGCACGCTTCCACTCGGCGCACTTGCGTTGACCGCATACGCAGGGGCACCGGCGAGCTTGCTCGCGGCAGACAATGCTGCGGTTCCGACGCCCGCACCTGCGGACAACACTGTATTCCTCTACGGCGACAGCATCCTGCTCGAACCGCAACCCTACGCCGATCTGTTGCAGTCTCTCCTGCATAAGCACGACAAGGTCAACGATTTCTATCTCAAGGGCGGTGCGGTCACCGAGCTGGAGGCAAAGTTCTCCGCGCTGCTGGGCAAAGAAGATACGGTGCTGATGCCCACCGGCACCCTGGCTAACCATATTGCCTTACGGCTGCTGTGCGGCGAGTCGCGCCACGCCCTGGTGCAGCAGGAAAGCCACGTCTATCGCGATGAGGCCGATTCGGTGCCGACCTTGAGCGGGATCAACCTGGTGCCGCTGGCGCCGGGCAAGGCCGCGCCGACGCTGGATGAAGTCAAGGCTGCGATCGATCGCGCAGAGAATGGTCCTTATCCGATCAAGGTCGGTGCGATATCGCTGGAAAGCCCGGTGCGTCGCGCCGACGGTGCCACCGTGCCGATGGCCTTGATCAACCAGATCGCAGGCATCGCGCACGCTCATGGCGTCGGCATGCATCTGGACGGTGCGCGTCTTTTATTGATGAGCGGCATCAGCGGCTTCGATCCGAAGTCGTACTGTGCTCCGTTCGACACGGTCTATGTCTCGCTCTACAAATATTTGAATGCGCCGTTTGGCGGCGTGTTGTCGGGTACCAAGGCGCAGATGACGAAGGCGCGCGAGCTGCGGCACATCTTCGGTGGGACCTTGTTGCATGGCTGGATGGCGGCGTTACCGGCACTGGATACGCTGGACGGCTTTGTCGACCGTTTCGCCGGCGTGCGACAGGCGGCGGAGCGCCTGCTGGCACGTTTGGAGAAAACCTCGGGCTATAAAGTCCACCGCATCGAGAACGGCAGCAATATCGCCTACCTCGATGTATCGGCGAAGCGGGCCGATGGATTGGGCGAGCGCTTGAAGAGTGCGCATATCGAGATGGGCCATCTGCGTGAGGGCAAGCTGGAGCTCATGTTCAACGAAACCTGGCTGCGCCAAAGTACCGATCAATTGATCGCGGCCTTCGCCGGGAAATAGCCGCAGCCCATACAATGGGCGGATGTCGATCGATCAACGTCCGCCCGCCATCTTTTTGATGGGACCCACGGCCTCCGGTAAAACGGCGCTGGCTTGCATGCTGAGCGAACGGTTTCCGGTGGAGCTGGTGAGTGTCGACTCAGCGCTGGTCTATCGCGGCCTCGATATCGGCTCAGCCAAACCCGATGCGCCGACCCTGGCGCGCTATCCGCATGCGCTGATCGATATCCGGGAGCCGAGCGAGCCTTATTCGGCGGCGGACTTTCGCGCCGATGCGGTCGCTGCCATGCAGGCGATTACGGCGCGCGGTCATGTGCCGCTGTTGGTGGGTGGTACCGGTTTGTATTTTCGCGCCTTGCAGCGTGGTCTCTCGGCCTTGCCCGAAGCGGACCCGACCATCCGCGAGCGCCTGACCGAGGAGGCGCAACGCCTTGGCTGGCCGGCCATGCACCAGCGGCTGAGCGAACTCGATCCGGTAGCCGCCCAGCGTATCGGGGCAAACGATGCGCAGCGTGTGCAGCGCGCACTGGAAGTCATCGAGCTGACCGGGCGGCCTTTGTCCGAACAGCAGCAGGGCGGCAGCGGAGAGCGCTTCCCCTGGCGGGTGTTGAAACTGGCCCTGTTGCCGGAAGACCGCAGCCTGCTGCACGAACGTATCGCCCGGCGTTTCGACGCCATCATCGCGGCGGGCCTGCTCGACGAGGTGCGCGCGCTGCAAGCACGGGGCGGCCTTCACGCCGACCTGCCGGCGATCCGGGCCGTCGGCTATCGGCAGGCCTGGGAGCACCTGGACGGGCTGGTCGATGCGGCGACATTTCGCGATAAGGGCATCTTCGCGACGCGCCAGCTGGCCAAGCGGCAGATCACCTGGTTGCGCAGCGAGCTGGACGCCCGGGCGCTCGATCCGGATCGCGAAGATCTTGCGGGCAGAGCGAGCGACGCCTTGCGTCTGTTCCTTGGCGGCCCCATGTAAGCATGGCGAGGCGGTTTCTGACCGCTCGGTTACAGAGGTAAGCGCCGCCGCGGTCACACGGTGGAGTTTTTTCCTTTCAAGATCAATTTAAAAGCGGTTAATATTCCTTCGTCTTGGGCCGGGACGTGCTGCACGCGTCTTTTCTCCGGCCTGTTCGTAAGCGAGGGGAGAACAACAAATGTCCAAAGGGCAGTCATTGCAAGATCCGTTTCTTAACGCTTTGCGTCGTGAACGCATCCCGGTCGCCATCTATCTCGTCAACGGTATCAAGTTGCAGGGAACGATCGAGTCGTTTGATCAGTTTGTGGTGCTGCTGCGCAACCAGGTCAGCCAGATGGTCTATAAACACGCCATCTCGACCGTAGTGCCCAGCCGCAATGTACGCGTTGGCAATGGTCACGACGGCCATGGCGACGCCATCGTTGGACCCGCCGAGGCGGAA from Dyella sp. GSA-30 includes the following:
- the tdh gene encoding L-threonine 3-dehydrogenase, with the translated sequence MKALVKRNPEQGIWMEEVPVPEVGPNEVLIKMEKTAICGTDLHIYKWDEWSQRTIKPGLTIGHEFVGRIVEIGPGVTGYKIGDRVSAEGHIVCGHCRNCRAGRQHLCPNTVGIGVNRNGAFAEYMTMPASNLWPIPDQIPSELAAFFDPYGNAAHCALEFDLIGEDVLITGAGPIGIIAAGIAKHVGARNVVVTDVNDYRLKLAADMGATRVVNVSKQSLKETVKDLHIEGFDVGLEMSGNPRAFNDMLECMYHGGKVAMLGIMPRGAGIDWDKVIFKGLTLQGIYGRRMYETWYKMTQMVLTGFPLQKVLTHQIAIDDFQKGFDLMDAGNCGKVVCSWH
- a CDS encoding S46 family peptidase, translating into MSLKKLLLPAAVAMGWNAPVSADEGMWLPSQLPQIASQLKAAGFEGNPSDLADLTRPPLSAVVKVGGATGAFVSDEGLVLTNHHVAFGVIQYNSTPQRDLIESGYVAADRRQELPASPDFRLRVTTGFDKVTERVLADAHGKTGRAYYDAVDRAGKQLVAECEREEGMRCSVVNMFYGTDFYLVKQLELRDIRLVYAPPRAIGNYGDEIDNFVWPRHAGDFTVLRAYVGPDGKPAAYAKENRPYRPPAHLKIASEGVQQGDYVMLAGYPGITYRHRMAEEFADQIQWRLPTSVAVLKQLQGVIESEGGRNHEAGIRYAAQLQSLKNSIKRFSGELEGLERSDAVAVRGGDEAAMLEWLSKQHDGAADRKQIDHVAKLIDDGKSVRERDLLLGLIATQTQLMRSALTIERLAIERAKPDAERESGYQQRDEELFAGQLRQVSRRYDPTVEKALLTVLLTRYQQLPATQHVPEFDQVFGRTPAELEQALNRLYGGTHLGDEAARLQAFQATPESARTSEDVLLAAARSLQPALLRMDDERKTREGDLLRLRPYYMKALIAFRHSQGRAVYPDANSTLRVSYGKVTPLAARDAVTYAPLTTVNGIVEKNTGKPPFDAPKPLLDAIHKGDFAGYADPVTGAMPVDFLSNLDTTGGNSGSPVINARGELVGLNFDSNWEAVSASWMYDPRYKRAIHVDLRYMRWLMDKVYPAPWLLKELGQVGR
- a CDS encoding S46 family peptidase, translating into MRRLALAAALSVAFFSQAHAVEGMWQPAQLPTIAATLKQHGLKLDPNSLTDLTAYPMGAIVSLGGCTASFVSPEGLIVTNHHCGYGALQYNSTPQKNLIVDGFLARTKAEELPGSPDMRVFVTEEIRDVTKEINAKLNDHMSGAERYKAIELAIKEQVKACESEGYRCDVYTFHGGFSYQLIKQLEIKDVRLVYAPPESIGKFGGDIDNWMWPRHTGDFSYLRAYVSKDGKSATYSKDNVPYQPKHVLKINPQGVEAGDYVMVVGYPGRTNRYRLADEVQSSIDWVYPTQIKIYQDTLNIIDTAAKSRPDVGVKYASMEAGLNNYLKNFGGQLEGLRRADAVSVKRQQEAQLETWLKDKGGAENEALAADIGKLRKAIADDQSTRERDLDISLIRRTSVLGSALRLVRLSHERQKSDIEREPGYQQRDEVRIEGALKQMERRYDPAVDQQLLTYGLLRYIKLPQDQRLHALDQWLGSANTESAISAKVGALYSGSKLGNTDDRMKWFKADAKTIDASDDSMLALARALSPELKAIEDKDDARAGEMSKLRPRYMQAMIAWKDSQHLPVYPDANSSLRVTFGNVQGVAPRDGVSYSPFTTVQGIVEKDTGVEPFNAPKAEIAAIKAKQFDGYASKKLGTLPVDFLADLDITGGNSGSPAMDAQGRLVGLAFDGNWESVSGDWLFNPQLNRSIQVDVRYMLWVMHQLDHADNLLQEMGVPASGK
- a CDS encoding beta-eliminating lyase-related protein; this encodes MTLTRRQFLGSTLPLGALALTAYAGAPASLLAADNAAVPTPAPADNTVFLYGDSILLEPQPYADLLQSLLHKHDKVNDFYLKGGAVTELEAKFSALLGKEDTVLMPTGTLANHIALRLLCGESRHALVQQESHVYRDEADSVPTLSGINLVPLAPGKAAPTLDEVKAAIDRAENGPYPIKVGAISLESPVRRADGATVPMALINQIAGIAHAHGVGMHLDGARLLLMSGISGFDPKSYCAPFDTVYVSLYKYLNAPFGGVLSGTKAQMTKARELRHIFGGTLLHGWMAALPALDTLDGFVDRFAGVRQAAERLLARLEKTSGYKVHRIENGSNIAYLDVSAKRADGLGERLKSAHIEMGHLREGKLELMFNETWLRQSTDQLIAAFAGK
- the miaA gene encoding tRNA (adenosine(37)-N6)-dimethylallyltransferase MiaA, which produces MSIDQRPPAIFLMGPTASGKTALACMLSERFPVELVSVDSALVYRGLDIGSAKPDAPTLARYPHALIDIREPSEPYSAADFRADAVAAMQAITARGHVPLLVGGTGLYFRALQRGLSALPEADPTIRERLTEEAQRLGWPAMHQRLSELDPVAAQRIGANDAQRVQRALEVIELTGRPLSEQQQGGSGERFPWRVLKLALLPEDRSLLHERIARRFDAIIAAGLLDEVRALQARGGLHADLPAIRAVGYRQAWEHLDGLVDAATFRDKGIFATRQLAKRQITWLRSELDARALDPDREDLAGRASDALRLFLGGPM
- the hfq gene encoding RNA chaperone Hfq, with the translated sequence MSKGQSLQDPFLNALRRERIPVAIYLVNGIKLQGTIESFDQFVVLLRNQVSQMVYKHAISTVVPSRNVRVGNGHDGHGDAIVGPAEAEG